In the Heterodontus francisci isolate sHetFra1 chromosome 8, sHetFra1.hap1, whole genome shotgun sequence genome, one interval contains:
- the s1pr1 gene encoding sphingosine 1-phosphate receptor 1, which produces MEAGGQRHVPYASYSYTNRDIILQHYNYTGKLRVSPEGSEPGLKITSILFIVVCCCIILENLMVLLAIWQTKKFHRAMYYFIGNLALSDLLAGTAYTVNILLSGSNTYKLTPAQWFLREGSMFVALAASVLSLLAIAIERYLTMLKMKPHSSGSSYRVFLLISGCWLLSVLLGGLPIMGWNCLQGFPHCSTVLPLYHKHYILFCTTVFSFILLAILLLYARIYVLVRSRSRRLTFRKYSVRSSKSCEKSLALLKTVMIVLSAFIACWSPLFILLLLDVACVVRDCPVLYKAEWFLALAVLNSAMNPIIYTLTSREMRRAFVRLLCCACRDGPPHRLRQHKPRLMTTLEFSRSKSDNSSHQHKDECGHPETLMSSGNINSSA; this is translated from the coding sequence ATGGAGGCGGGCGGGCAGCGCCACGTGCCATACGCCAGCTACAGCTACACCAACCGGGACATCATTTTGCAGCATTACAACTACACCGGGAAGCTGAGGGTCAGCCCCGAGGGCTCGGAGCCCGGCCTGAAGATCACATCCATCCTCTTCATCGTAGTGTGCTGCTGTATCATCCTGGAGAACCTCATGGTGCTGCTGGCCATCTGGCAGACCAAGAAGTTCCACCGCGCCATGTACTACTTCATCGGTAACCTGGCGCTGTCGGACCTGCTGGCCGGCACCGCCTACACCGTCAACATCCTGCTGTCGGGCTCCAACACCTACAAGCTGACGCCCGCCCAGTGGTTCCTGCGGGAGGGCAGCATGTTCGTGGCACTGGCCGCCTCGGTGCTCAGCCTGTTGGCCATCGCCATCGAGCGCTACCTGACCATGCTGAAGATGAAGCCTCACAGTTCGGGCAGCAGCTACCGGGTCTTCTTGCTGATCAGCGGCTGCTGGCTGCTCTCCGTCCTCCTGGGCGGTTTGCCCATCATGGGCTGGAACTGCCTGCAGGGTTTCCCGCACTGCTCCACCGTGCTGCCGCTCTACCACAAGCACTACATCCTCTTCTGCACCACCGTCTTCAGCTTTATCCTGCTGGCCATCCTGCTGCTCTACGCCCGCATCTACGTACTGGTCAGGTCCCGCAGCCGCCGGCTGACCTTCCGCAAGTACTCGGTCCGCTCCAGCAAGAGCTGCGAGAAGTCGCTGGCGCTGCTCAAGACGGTGATGATCGTGCTGAGCGCCTTCATTGCCTGCTGGTCACCACTCTTCATCCTGCTGCTGCTCGACGTGGCCTGCGTGGTGCGGGACTGCCCTGTCCTCTACAAGGCCGAGTGGTTCCTGGCCTTGGCTGTGCTCAACTCGGCCATGAACCCCATCATCTACACGCTGACCAGCCGGGAGATGAGGCGGGCTTTCGTCCGCCTGCTGTGCTGCGCCTGCCGCGACGGACCGCCCCACAGGCTCCGGCAGCACAAGCCACGGCTCATGACCACGCTGGAGTTCAGCCGCAGCAAGTCGGACAACTCATCCCATCAGCACAAGGACGAGTGCGGCCACCCTGAGACCCTGATGTCCTCAGGAAACATCAACTCCTCGGCGTGA